DNA sequence from the Harpia harpyja isolate bHarHar1 chromosome 2, bHarHar1 primary haplotype, whole genome shotgun sequence genome:
CTGTGAAGCCTTGAAGACCCAAAACAGGGTACGTTTTTTGCGTTGCAGCATGATATTCCAAGAACATGTAGGGGATCAGTGTGGTACTTTTTCTACAATGAAACTTTACAATAAACTCTAAAATAAAGCACTATAAATTTGCTTTCTACAAAGGCCTTCAGATATAAAGCATGCTACATCTTGCTATGATAGTTCTTATAACAAGATGCTAATCTTTGGTGTTTGGTAATGCACACAGGTCCTACAGACACAGCTGGATACCTTACTTGAAGGACAAGAAAGCATTAAAAGTTGCAGCAACTTTACAGCCCAAGCCCTCAACCACGGCACTGAAACAGAAGTTCTGCTGGTGAAGAAGCAAATGAGCGACAAGCTGAATGAACTGGCTGAGCGGGACTTCCCATTGCAGCCCCGTGAAAATGATCAGTTGGACTTCATAGTGGAAACAGAAGGCCTGAAGAAGTCCATTCACAATTTGGGTACTATTTTAACCACCAATGCTGTTGCCTCTGAAACAGTTGCCACAGGTGAGGGACTGAGGCAGACAGTGATCGGACAGCCCATGTCCGTTACCATCACAACTAAGGACAAAGATGGGGAGCTCTGTAAATCTGGTAATGCTTACCTCACTGCTGAACTGAGCACACCTGATGGGAGTGTAGCAGACGGAGAAATACTTGACAATAAAAATGGCACTTACGAATTTTTGTATACTGTTCAGAAAGAAGGGGACTTCACTTTGTCACTGAGACTTTATGATCAACATATCAAGGGCAGCCCGTTCAAACTTAAAGTGGTCAGATCAGCAGATGTGTCCCCTACCACTGAAGGGGTTAAGAGGCGTGTTAAATCTCCTGGCAGTGGTCATGTGAAGCAGAAAGCTGTGAAAAGACCTGCGAGCATGTACAGcactggcaaaagaaaagagaatcccATTGAAGATGATTTGATCTTCAGAGTAGGTAGGTGACTTGTCTGCTACCTATTGACATGCTTAAAAATAGTTCAGGGAAACTGGATGAAAAAATCTAgaagttaaattattttaaggttAAAGCTGTAAGTAGAGCAACCTGATAATAACTTTAGGCCTCTTGACTTTTGTTCAtatgtaaattttaaaagcacatacTTCAGAAATTCTGTTTGCAGCGAATATTTAATTGGAATTTGGGTTGAAAAATGCATACATTTGATTTAGGATAAAATGTTTTACCACCTCTTCTGTACTCTATTGGGcatcataaaatgaaaatataataagATCGATGCTTCAGATTAGATgaaattacttctttaaaaagtTGCATGGCAAGAAGGGAAGTAGGAGGACTCCTTCTCTAAAACGATTGCCCTAAAGATTAATCTAATTAATTAACCTGGAACTATACATGCTAAATCCTGTGGTCATATACAGTTATTTCATTATGTCAGCATAGGACAAaattaatgtttgcttttttcccccaatatctAAATATGTTTGGTTCTTTATATATAGTGTAATGTTATCTCTAAATCTGTGGACTTCTAATGCTTGGTAAAAATACAACATCTTGGTGTCATTTACTGTGATTTTCTTTCAGGTCTTCTGATGTACTCTGTTTTTAAGCTATATGATAATAATTCatcattttaaaagtctgtagCATGGGGTATTGTATTTATATAATGTCTGCTTATAgagttagaaaatatttttcactttgcacaactaaagaaaaaagcaagttaATTCTTAACATGTACAAGTCAGGATTTCAGCAGTATGTGTTAGCAAGTTTGACAACCAGTTGGCAAGGTGGTAGCAGAGAATAGATGGGGGTTAATTGTGGAGGGTTTTTTAGTAATTCTATTGAAAATTCATCTGGACACCATTTGTCAGTTGGTTAATTCTGTCCATCTGATTTCTCATCTGTCAGTATTTCTAATAGATTCCTTGCTTTGATAGAGAGTACATGCAATAACATAATGGTTTTATATCAGAAAATGTATTCAGCAAGCATGCTTTGCTTGCTGAATAGGACAGTACAATGTTAGCTTTGCGTGAAGCTACTCATTAAATGACCAGCCTTTACCAGATGGCCAGTGCATTTCTTAGTAAGATAAATGACCCCATAAATATAACAACTCAAAGCATTTTTTACAGAGGCAATGATATCCAGCTTTACTGTTGCTAAGGCTAAATTTTATGGTGACAGCTGAGTCAAAAGTTAGAAACATGATGTAGAACAATTCATACGGAAGTTAAGCCAGCCCTACTCAGCAGTAACCATGCTTTATCATCCAAAGCTGGAAGGCGACCTTTGCTAAATTAGTACCCAGACATAGCAGGAGGGTGTTCTTGTTGCAGAAGCTATTGCTGTAGTCACCACTGGCAGAGCCCGTGTTAGCAATCCCATGGGGAGAGAAGCCCTTGCACAGGGCAGAGTGATCAGCCTCAGGCTCCTGCTGGAATGGAAAGGGACCTGTGGCTCTTCCCAAATGCAGTTTCACTGCTGGTACTGGTAAGAGTGGCAGAAGGTATGTATAAATGTAGCCTAGATCTTTTCTGGGCCCTGTTTTGAGACAGGGTTAAACAAAACAGTTAAGAATAATGTCTGAACCCTGTCTAGAAGGAAAACATCTCTCTCATCTCTTCTGGAACGTTTGTGACATGTTGTATCCTAGAAGGAGAAGGGCCTGGATGGACAGATTCAGGCAGAAAGAGTCTGTGGGTCTGTAGCAGGTAAGAGCAGGATAGGAAAGCCTGCACAGGTACTGTGCCTGTGAGTAACAGGGGAGCTCTGTTACATGTTGTGGCTGACACCTTCACTGAATGCTAAGCCCTCTTGTTCACATATATCAACCATTAATTTGTCCTGGTGTGGAAATCATAGatctaaatactttaaaaaaaaaaaaagagatgtcctgaaattatttaaaaactgttaatATTCTTATTACAAAGCTTTTGGTATAGATTAAAGTGATTTCAGCTTgtaatttctgcttctgtatcCCTTGCTTCTACTCAGCAGTTTCTAGCCTGACTACCAAATAGTTGTATGgctctggtttgggttttgttgttgttgttggttggattttttttttttaaactgttccttCCAACATACAAACTCTAGAAGTCTTAGATGTTTTCCAAAAAGTGCAGTGCCCTTTCTTTCTGTTGTGATGCAATCATGACCATGTGCTTTATTTTGGAGTTCTGCCTCTCCCCTTCTTCACCACTCTACACcccaaaaaagaagaggaaataattaGAACAAGAGCTACGCATGTCTCAGAACCTTTGCTTGATGAAACCTCACAGGAGTGTCCACATTTAGGATATATGGATCACTATTTTATTGAAAAACTGAGCTGAGAGTAATACTTCATCCTATTACATGTTCAGTTCTTAGCCACTCATTTCACAGAATGACCCTACATAGAGGTGTCCCTCTGGGCTTTTGTGGTCTTATGTATGCATTGTCTGAAAGGTCTCTTAAGCCATTGCAGCTGTAATGCTCTAGCTTTTTACACTTCCAAAATGCACAGAATTAATGAACACAGGTAAAACTTCTGACATTTTCACAGGGATTGCCTTCATGGATTTAAGCGTTCCTTTAGTTCCAGTTTCAGCACACGTCGAAAAGTTAAGGTTTGATTCATTTGTTGATGGGGTAATGTAAAATAAAGTTTATTGCTGTTTTCCAACACAACTGCCTATCTCTATTTTGAACCCATTGTTGAATTCCTCTGCTAACCCTGGCCAAATATGGATTTGTATTTTAAACTGGGCAAGATAAATCTTACATTTGGGCTGCCAGAATCTCATGCAGCTGTGTTGGAGAAATATACTGTAATATTCCTATGGGCATCCAAGTATACGGAGTATGCTATTGTATATATGCTGATATATGGGCTTTTGTGCACAAGTAAATTGATCAGCTCATAGGAGGAGATTGTTCTTGTGCTAGTATTAACAGAGATAGCATTAATACAACATTAGTACAGTTAAGTGCTTTCATTCATGGGGAATTGTGCATTGTATCTTTTGCCAGTTCTGTGTTATTCATGGCTTTTAAAATGGCATGTGGTTCTATTCAGACATTTTAAGGTCAAGCTATTGACTGCACATTCATACATTCGTGTAATTCATTATTTACGAGAAcgcttcctccttttctctctcaatAATTTATATCCTCACcctttttctaatttgtttttaaacaggcaTGATCTCTAAGAGTGTGTCTATGCAGTATCTGTGTAGCATGTACTTAGattatacaaatgaaaacaagaatgCGTTATGATACCCAGAAAATAATTGTTGTGCAATGGTTTTTGCTACCTCTACAAGTGGTAGGAAGCACTAAAGTGAGAGGGAAGGCTCTTTTCCATTACCCTGCTTTTGTGCCTTAGACCCATGCTGAGCAGAGGTAAGTGGAGGTGAGGGATGTTCACAGTGTCAGCCACTTCCACCTTCCATGGTAAATCTCCCATGTCCTCCAAAGGAGGTTTAAGAGCCATGCGAAGCATCAGTTAGCTACTCTGTCCAGGACCTCCATCTTGTGCTCTAGCTCTGTCATGCTGTGCCGTATgccttggtattttttttcttctggcactTTTCATGACTGGGTTCTTTGACACCGTTTAGCAGTAGTGGTGCTATTTCCCACTttaactgctttttctcttcatttatttATACTTGGGATTGGCATCAGATACAGCCAGATGGAGAATTGGCTCTCTGCTAAAAAGttcaattttccttttcctcagacTGTGTTTAGTTGTCTGTTCAGTCATGTAGCTGAGCCTCTAAGTTTAGCTGGTACATTTAATGTGTGTAAttcactttaatttaaaaaaaaagtgcctttaaCAGTACTTTCTGTCAACCTCCTTACTAGGTGTGGATGTCATCTTCTGGTCTGTTATCAATGCTGAAAGCAAATAGGAGCCTTATTGTAAATTTACTTCACATAAAACCTCACGAACAAGGCCTGTGTAATAATAGCTTTAGTGCAGTTTAAAAGCAGGCTTAGGGGGAGCAAAGGGCTTCTTGATCAGgtgtttcttctttaattttctcTGAAGGCCTCTGCCTGAAACTCTGTATTGGATTTCCCTGTTTGAAAGGAACAGGGCTGCCTGCAGATACATATTTTTTGAGCTTTTATAGAAATACAAGTGGGTTATATGGGTACACATCTCCTtgaaaaaacatgtatttttccaaCCGCAGTTAGCCCCCTTGTATGGATCGTCCAGAGGAACCTTCTCCCACCTGCTTCCTCCCATTTCCCTGTCCCTTCTCTACCTTTCCAGCAAGGTCCTGTCCTGGCCAAATTATGGCCTGGCTAAGGGCATAGGAGAAGGAAGGGATGTGTACGTGTAGTTGTTCCATGTAGTGCGGAAGTATGACACATGAAACACAGAGGCCCCTCTGATACACTTTAACCAGTTGTTCTTCATTCTCTATTTCGGAACTCCGGAACAAACCCATTAGTAAGCAGTATGAAATAGCAAGATGTTTTCTATACAGAATTTATATTTCTGTAGAAGTAGGAACACCTAGTAATGGGGAAATagaatttcattttccagtttctTAGCTCAAATCCTTCTGAGGCTTGTCATGAACTCTTTAGGGGTTTGTGATGGCCAGTGTGAAATTTGGCTGGGCCCACATTACATAGTTTTGCAGTCATACCTGTATTGGACAGGGGGTGAAGAACTCTGAGAACATTGCTTGCAAAATCCCCAGCATGGGTCTGATGTCCTGATGACAGAGACCTGGTCTTGGTGTGACTCATGTCGTTCGGGGTTTTGCTGCTGTACCAGCAAAGAACTGCTTCTGCGGTGCGCCTACCCCCAGGATTTATGCATACCTAGCTGTGGCGGCAGGGGCTCTGCTGCACAAGCAAGGCTTGGAGGTGGTGTTGGCCAAGCTTTAGGGACAGATGCTGTGTAAAGCAAATCAATACAAATCAGCCCAAACTTCACTACCAGCAGTGTGCAGGAGTATCTGCCAGAGTTCCAACTGAATTATTCATTCATCTTTAAAGGTTAACAAACATTGTGCACCTCCCTCCAACAGATTGATTGATTTTAAAACTTAGATTTGCATGCGAACTTGGATTAGAAACACTGACATTTATTTTGCAAGCACATGGCTTGTTAACAATCTGGTTTGGTGCAGTTTTACTACAGAGCCTTTTGTGTTTCACATGTTATAAGAGAGGGCATCACATCCTCATAACATGTAAGGTTTCGCTAAGTATCTTTTGGCgctctgaggaaaaaagaaatgaagctaTGGAACAAGAACAAAACTCCTTGATACCTGTCTATGCAGTATGCATGTAGACCTTTCCATGCTGTTtagttttatccttttttttcagtACCACATAGAGAACAGTCCAGGAAGAAATTTTTGAAGTGGTGTAGGCAGGAAAGCAATGGTACTTACACAACAGGTTATGGCTACTTGCAACCTCTAAAGTCTCCCCATTAATCTGTAATCTTTCTGCAGGGTTTTTGTCTCTCTGAATCCATTCCCTTCCTGCTGGGGACAGCAACATGGTTTTTCGTTGTGTTTGAGGAAGCTGGTAAATCTAGGTTAGCAAGCAGGGAGGTTATTATTCATATTAGTAAAACTTAGCAAAAACCCCACTCCTATTACTACGAGCATCAAAAATGTACATTGTGCAACAGGTTTGTCCAGATGCCCAGCACTTACAGAGCAGATTCTTACTGCAGTTACGTGATGTAATTTTTAACATCTCCCGTGAAGTTAATGggcttttagggtttttttccttctatttggTGAGATTCAATCTGGCCTCTATTGTGCAAGAATAAAAGGTTGAAATTATGAAGCATTTTATGTGTGCTAGATTGTCTTGAGCTGAAAATGGATACTCTTTTGTTGAAAGCATATCTTCAAAGCTAAATTAATTGGTTTGTGCAGGCTACGCTCAGTAATACCAGAAGGAATTAGATAGGGCTATGGCAAATCTGATTGTTTGTTATCTGTATACAAAGATGGTATAAAAGGAGCTATTCCACAGATCTGCTTCCTAATAACTCTGTTCAGCTTTCCCCTTTTGAAAACTCTGCTGTCCTCTCCCAATCCCCAGCAGCTTGCCACAGAAGTTGCAGTAAAAtgtctgtcttttcctccttTGTGCCCCGCAGTAGGTCAGAACTGGAGGGAGGTAAGGCTGGGCAAAGACAGGCATGAAAGATGCAGGCTTTCACCTCTAAACTAGGCTGTGTGGGAGACACTGGAATGAGGATCCCACAACCATCCTCTGGTTCCAGCCCTGTGCATTTGAAATGTTGGTGCCTCCCTAGGCTAAGGAGTGATGGGTGACCGCCCATGACTGAGGGAAGAGGAGACAAATCATGGGGTGCCTTGATACAGAGGGGTGCTGTCTTGCACTAAAACACTTGCTGAAGACTCTCTTTCAGGCAGCTATGTTTATAAGGCAGGAATCTCTACTTACAGGACGGAGCTATTATCCTTTGGTGTTACAGAGTCAGTTGCAGGaacctgcttttccagaggctgACAAACTTTACTACAAGATTTCCTCTCATCATCTGAACTGCTGCCACTACCTGTGCTTGGACTCAGATCTTTGCTGGCATAGTGAATTATTCAAATCAGAAAGTTCAAAGTTATCTGTTTTCCTCTTGAACATAAGTTAGGAAATAAGCTGTGTTTCACTAACCTCAGCTTTCTTCTTCAGAGAAATATGTGCCACTCCAGAGGGGACTGTATAAAGGCCTGTGTGCAAATTAGGACCTATGTGGTGGGTTTAATAGCTGCAAAGTGCTATGTACAAGGACATTGCATGGAGCTGAATTTCATCTGCAGCTGTGCTAATAAATTACTATTTCTTAAACTTACTGTGAAATGTGACTATGGCATTCCTAGATAATTTCTTCGGTTTTTCCTTTGATGTGTATTTACAAGGTCCCACTGAAGAACACTCTGAGTAACTCTTTATATAGGtgtctcttatttttaaaaatgaaattccttgactttcaagaacatttttctaAGGGTAAAGAGCATACATTCCATAAAGTTTGTGCTAGTTGGTTCCAGATGCTCTAGCTTACGCCTCCTCTTTTCTAACAAATGTTTTCCCTTTACTCTCAGTAGTAAAAGGAATGTTTCTCCCTTTTCATCCATTCTCTTTGGctaaaaggcaaaaaggaaactTATCATTAGCATatggtggaaaaaaattactgcatgCATCCCTCCGGCACTGCTCATTAAAAGAATACACAGAAATGGCTCAAGTGGGGGTAATGTAATTGGTGTGTAACTCACTATTCCCTGAATATGTACTTTCCCCTTGCAGTAGAAAAATTGAGAAGTATTTGCCTTGTTTAGAGGATGGAGCATATGGAGTTCAAGAAAACAAGCCTTGAAACAAAGGGACATGCTTGCAGCACCACGTGCAGAGGAATTAAATGTTACTTGTTAGCCAGTGACAGGAAATATGCATCCCACAGCCATCACCAGAGCAGAAAGAAGGGTTGTTAAGAGCATACACATCCCTAATGAAAGCTAAATACAAACTAGAGCTAATATGTATGTCTTATATTGGGTATCACAGTCAGAATAGTTTTAATCATTGAGCACCAGGATATTTTGGATtgactaaaataaaatacacGTTTTTCTGTTAAAACCATATATTGAAACCAATTAATGTCTGATACACAGCCAGCGAATGCTTGTAAAAATACTTCACCAGGAAAAATAGTGCTGCATCCAAGTATTGGAAAGAACAGCTTataaattctttttgtttcaaaattcattcattcattatgAATAACCTTGGGGTCCAAGATCATAATTGCAGTCTTGTCTAAAGACCCCTGAGCCTCCTTTACAAACAAAGCAGGAATTTGGATGCTGTTCCTGTGCTCCAGGTGTAATTTGGACCAGCCACTTTAGGGCTGACCTTTTAAAGATACCAGTTTGCTGGGTGACTCTTCTTGGAACATCTCAGAACAAACATCTAAGTAATGAGGCACCTAAACTTAATGACCTTTTGTGAAAATTTGACATTTTACAGCTCCTTATCGCCTTAAGCCAATGGGGAAAAGACAGTTCTATGTAAATCACTATTGCATTTGTCCTGGATAAAAATGGgacctctgtgtgtgtacacTACTTTATTAGAACAATCTAAGGTCTTTACAGAAGCAGTCAGTCTCCAGGTGTTGGTCTTCATTGGCCCACAGGTCCCAATCATTCAAAACCAGTTCTTCACCTGAGTTTCCCTTCTAAGGGGATTTTTGAAGCCTACGACAGGAGACTGTGTATGAGTGAGCAGGAAAATTCCCTGTCTTGAAATGGCCCGAACCAAAGTGATCACTGATACGTTTTATCTCAACTTTTTGGCATCACTGAGGAGATTTAGCTAATTGTACTAAAACCTTGTCATCTGTCCATGTTCTTATTTTAGTCTCTGTCTGTATGTTCCCACAGTACTGCCCCTTTCATTGTCTTCTCAGTTGAATAAAAATCCGCAGTTTAAAAGAAGTCCATCACTtatgaaaaaacattttactgGTTCCCTCACACAAGAGGGAAATTGTGAACAGTTTGATTTGTGAAGGCCAAAGAGGTAATTATGTTGATGGGCGCTGAGATGGCATACATGCCAAAGAGTAAGAACAATCCCTTCATGTACTTAGAATTGTGGATATGTTACTGAGATGGTTCTTTGAAGTTGTAGCAGTGATAAGAACTCTTCAAAATAGAAATCTATGGATCAAGGATGTAATAAATGCATGTGTTGGCATTTAGGTCCTGACTGATTAGTCCTGTCTAATCTGATTTCTTATGTGCTTTGTGTTCAATTTTAGGCaccaaaggaagaaacaaagggGAATTTACAAATCTTCAAGGTGTAGCTGCAtctacaaatggaaaaatattaatagCAGACAGTAACAACCAGTGTGTGCAGGTATGAGGATATGCCacttccagtatttttctttttctccctgcccCCACACCTCTGCCTTCTTTGTAGTCCAGGAAAGACACATTTTGTACAAGTCAAGcagatacagaaaatacagaggaAGCTCATCTTGTTTGTCGTCCATTATCATTCCATCTTCTTGACCTGCAGCTATGTTTTTCGGATCTACACTATATCTAGTATGTATATCAGAGTTTATTTCCCTTCCTTACGATATTTGACaatgaatgaagaaaacaagtGGTGCAATAATCtggaaaaatgcctttttgtAAATACCATTTTACATTGTAAATTTGTTGCTCCATGTTTCCAAATATAAATCTAAGGCAAGGTGCCACAAATACAATTTCTTaagcaaatacaaatacaaaaaaccccatgtagaTGTCATTTTCAAATGGCTTTTAGTCTACTTAATTGACTTTTCTGTCTGTTATCATGATCAAATCTTTTCTGTGGTAGCACCCCTGACACCCATGATTTCTGGGCTTCTGTAACCTGTGTTAAAATcaagctgtgttttttctttgctcaCCATGTATCTTTTTTACCATTAACAATTTGTAATCACTCTTCAGGCTGTCCATGTGGTAGCAACGAACAAGGCAGCAGTGTGTGGCTTGTTCTTCAGTATGTGAGATTCAGCAAGCTACATGCAGTAAGAACTTGTTTCCAGGCCTTTTCAAAGAGACAGAGTCAAATATTTATCAGCACCCTCACACTTTGTAATTTGCAGCCACTTCAGAGGAACTTCAGTGTCTAATTACCTGGCTTGGGGACACAACCGGTGGACTGAATTTTGCGTGGCTAAAACATCTCTTAGGAAATGGCCTAGTACTTATCCCTAAGTCAAATAATTAAATTTTGAAATTCTCTTTTAGCTTCTATTCCTATCTTTTCTACAGACTTAGTATTTGACTGTGGCTGAGTCAcacagtgcctcagtttcctcatttcTAATATGGGAATAACACCACTTCCTTCCAGCTGAGAGGGACATTGTAAAGCTTAATTCACTAATGTTTGTAAAGAACTTTGAGATCACTGAAGAAACAGTGCAATGTAAGTGCAGAGAacttctttattttgaaattagaGTCCAGGTGGAAGCCTCTTCTTAAATTAGAATCACTTTCACTTTCAAATATGGACCGTGTAAAAGTGCTTCATGTTCCTAACTCTCTTCCTGACTATTGTGTTCATTAGTGACTTGCTAAAATCTAAGCTCCAAGAAATAGATTATGTTATTTTGcagacttaattttaaaatgaatgttttctgttaCAGATATTTTCCAATGATGGTCAGTTCAAAAGCCGTTTTGGCATACGAGGAAGGTCTCCTGGCCAGCTGCAACGGCCAACAGGAGTGGCTGTGCATCCCAGTGGTGACATCATTATTGCAGATTATGATAACAAATGGGTTAGCATATTCTCATCAGATGGAAAATTTAAGGTATGAGTTACCATGTGAACTCTCCTGAGCTTTCTCCGTCTTACAAAGGAATGCAAAgtaatgggtttttttgtcaagaaACTACATAGTTTGGTTGTACCTTAGTCCAAATTCCATTGTTGTGATATGGAAACCCATGACACAGCCACGTTGTAAAATTAATAGGAAGAGGTCACAGCTGTGATGCTAATGTTACACCAAATAGAGACGATATGTTCCATTTTACAGTTCTACATACTAGGTGCTTGGAAGCCTTTCCATAACTTATAGTCAAGGATAGCTAATGTCATCAAGTCTAGTTGGACTAGCTCAACAACCTTCATATC
Encoded proteins:
- the TRIM2 gene encoding tripartite motif-containing protein 2 isoform X3 codes for the protein MEFYCQSCETAMCRECTEGEHAEHPTVPLKDVVEQHKASLQVQLDAVNKRLPEIDSALHFISEIIHQLTNQKASIVDDIHSTFDELQKTLNVRKSVLLMELEVNYGLKHKVLQTQLDTLLEGQESIKSCSNFTAQALNHGTETEVLLVKKQMSDKLNELAERDFPLQPRENDQLDFIVETEGLKKSIHNLGTILTTNAVASETVATGEGLRQTVIGQPMSVTITTKDKDGELCKSGNAYLTAELSTPDGSVADGEILDNKNGTYEFLYTVQKEGDFTLSLRLYDQHIKGSPFKLKVVRSADVSPTTEGVKRRVKSPGSGHVKQKAVKRPASMYSTGKRKENPIEDDLIFRVGTKGRNKGEFTNLQGVAASTNGKILIADSNNQCVQIFSNDGQFKSRFGIRGRSPGQLQRPTGVAVHPSGDIIIADYDNKWVSIFSSDGKFKAKIGSGKLMGPKGVSVDRNGHIIVVDNKACCVFIFQPNGKIVTRFGSRGNGDKQFAGTLDGPHFAAVNSNNEIIVTDFHNHSVKVFNQEGEFILKFGSNGEGNGQFNAPTGVAVDSNGNIIVADWGNSRIQVFDGSGSFLSYINTSADPLYGPQGLALTSDGHVVVADSGNHCFKVYRYLQ